From Pectinophora gossypiella chromosome 16, ilPecGoss1.1, whole genome shotgun sequence, one genomic window encodes:
- the LOC126373891 gene encoding eukaryotic translation initiation factor 5A, which yields MGDIEDTHFETGDSGASATFPMQCSALRKNGFVMLKGRPCKIVEMSTSKTGKHGHAKVHLVGIDIFNGKKYEDICPSTHNMDVPHVKREDYQLTDISDDGYLTLMADNGDLREDLKIPDGDLGTQLRSDFDSGKELLCTVLKSCGEECVIAVKANTALDK from the exons ATGGGTGACATTGAAGACACACACTTCGAGACTGGGGACTCCGGGGCGTCGGCGACCTTCCCCATGCAATGCTCCGCCCTGCGCAAGAACGGCTTCGTGATGCTGAAGGGGCGCCCCTGCAAGATCGTCGAGATGTCCACCTCTAAGACCGGCAAGCACGGCCACGCCAAGGTCCATCTGGTCGGCATTGACATTTTCAACGGCAAAAA ATACGAGGATATCTGCCCGTCTACCCACAACATGGACGTACCGCACGTGAAGCGCGAGGACTACCAGCTGACCGACATCTCCGACGATGGCTACCTGACCCTGATGGCTGACAACGGCGACCTCCGCGAAGACCTCAAGATCCCCGACGGTGATCTGGGCACCCAGCTCCGCTCTGACTTCGACAGCGGCAAGGAGTTGCTC TGCACTGTGCTGAAGTCCTGCGGTGAGGAGTGCGTTATTGCAGTAAAGGCAAACACGGCTCTCGACAAATAA
- the LOC126373799 gene encoding death domain-associated protein 6-like, with protein MIEGYIILSDDETSNEIKTNSVKENTIQIQQSEDIETIVIDEDLSQRRDKSTNNNNYVPKPIFQSCYYLNAIYKENRYFANFVEKCLELENSDGMTRILNRTLIDSYEKSEKSYRDSPVFKKVMLKALNCLEVDPDHKFSHVKNLVETLKLHSRKKRVQLTTLATNLNGNSVKKRCLKNSESTIIDLDSVAVATDIPVINLDDEQNNLVVLDEKDTEGKENRNTQNESEDNYLTPHIEVDWGPLNSSLEIDNGFGQVLPVEECESPSPSIDTEKIKNIESEIAFLKEKITECEEAEVDDDTSNSPYILCERYKTRVVKLYKELCKLTGSDVVKQRKVRLQVLEGHPAGPVRILEKFINDNIRHDGKPPFPDFCDVVQCVMVANLEDKLGWSKQQVMREATALFTQCGRALQKQRQRREYRDLLARVKAEQVDYDPADEDPTLNARLEANRRIAVKKESDLLERYTILQYLPPQPSKPKETETAANENNTIEDSDEDSNFEPPVPLLSQHEDEQSIDKTDGATEESSENNGKRELEVKVKPEPIDIIQMLEDLGGDFTTTVIDIEDPFLVIEIDTSDDEA; from the exons ATGATTGAGGgctatattattttatctgaCGATGAAACTTCGAATGAG ATAAAAACAAATTCAGTCAAGGAGAATACCATTCAAATACAACAATCTGAAGACATAGAAACAATAGTCATAGATGAAGATCTGTCTCAACGCAGGGATAAATCAACCAATAATAACAACTATGTAcctaaacctatttttcaatcgTGTTATTATCTCAATGCAATATATAAGGAAAACAGATATTTCGCCAATTTTGTAGAAAAATGTTTAGAGCTGGAGAACTCTGATGGAATGACTCGTATACTCAACAGGACTTTGATTGATAGTTATGAAAAGAGTGAAAAAAGTTATAGAGATTCACCAGTGTTCAAAAAAGTTATGTTAAAAGCATTGAACTGTCTTGAAGTAGATCCGGATCATAAGTTTTCACATGTGAAAAATTTGGTTGAGACATTGAAATTGCATTCAAGGAAAAAGCGAGTTCAATTAACAACTTTAGCAACCAATTTGAATG GGAATTCTGTGAAGAAAAGATGTCTCAAAAATAGTGAGTCTACCATAATAGATTTAGACTCTGTAGCGGTAGCAACGGACATACCTGTTATTAATTTAGATGATGAACAAAACAATTTAGTGGTGCTTGATGAAAAAGATACTGAAGGAAAAGAAAACAGAAACACTCAGAATGAAAGTGAAGATAATTATTTAACGCCACATATTGAAGTGGATTGGGGGCCTTTGAACTCCAGTCTTGAAATAGACAATGGGTTCGGACAAGTGCTACCTGTAGAGGAATGTGAAAGCCCTAGTCCAAGTATAGATACggagaagataaaaaatattgagtcaGAAATAGCATTCTTAAAAGAAAAGATTACTGAATGCGAAGAAGCAGAAGTGGATGACGATACTTCGAATTCTCcttatattttatgtgaaag GTACAAAACTAGAGTAGTGAAACTTTACAAAGAATTGTGCAAATTAACTGGGTCTGATGTGGTGAAACAGCGGAAAGTGAGACTTCAGGTTCTAGAGGGGCACCCTGCAGGCCCAGTAAGAATATTAGAGAAATTCATTAATGACAACATAAGACACGACGGAAAGCCACCATTCCCAGACTTCTGTGATGTCGTCCAATGTGTTATGGTTGCGAATCTAGAAGATAAGCTAGGATGGAGTAAGCAACAGGTTATGAGAGAAG CGACAGCATTGTTCACGCAGTGCGGCCGGGCGTTACAGAAACAGCGGCAACGGCGGGAGTACCGTGACCTCCTGGCCAGGGTGAAGGCAGAGCAGGTGGACTACGACCCAGCTGATGAAGATCCCACGCTCAACGCGCGACTTGAAGCCAATCGGCGCATCGCGGTTAAAAAAGAATCAGATTTGTTGGAAAG GTACACTATTCTGCAATATCTACCTCCACAACCGTCAAAACCAAAGGAAACAGAAACTGCGGCTAATGAAAATAATACCATAGAAGACAGCGACGAAGACTCCAACTTTGAACCGCCTGTGCCTTTACTATCTCAACATGAAGATGAGCAATCTATTGATAAGACTGATGGTGCCACCGAGGAAAGTTCAGAGAACAATGGAAAAAGAGAACTAGAAGTGAAAGTAAAACCAGAACCTATAGATATAATCCAAATGTTAGAAGACCTGGGAGGTGATTTCACTACAACTGTGATAGACATCGAAGATCCTTTTCTAGTGATAGAAATAGATACTTCAGATGATGAAGCTTAG